The following are encoded together in the Parambassis ranga chromosome 20, fParRan2.1, whole genome shotgun sequence genome:
- the LOC114453091 gene encoding myelin-associated glycoprotein-like, translating into MAALSLTVGVFLNVFFLSGALADCPRGSELFITTPVKMEALSGSCLHIPCNFSIGPKHSLDSGRETFGVWVKNYRTEDLFPFDVVFNSSRTVNKYPMNITGNLSQKNCSTLFSTLTTSHTDTYFFRAENGPFKATAICDPVYISVRDSPWSPSIHISAGDLKEKQSVSITCSALTPCPHSPPQLTWNLHPDSHSETEENTDGTFTTKLQQTITLSHTHDGYNISCSATYPVNGGRNKTAETQQTLSVRRTWEPSLLISPTGQVSVGSQVNLTCSCRVNPPVSSFLWFRISDGRLEIIKANAQVYSFKVTSRDRDVLFYCGCRQDADFQLSAARQLILEGHRGGAGVQVIVKTLGIIILVCTVIVFECWFRSTRSKQAGLAAPCDTSTAVAWTATNAQTT; encoded by the exons ATGGCAGCCCTGTCGCTGACAGTCGGCGTGTTTCTGAATGTCTTCTTTCTGTCAG GGGCTTTGGCTGATTGTCCGAGAGGGTCAGAACTCTTCATAACTACACCGGTGAAGATGGAAGCTCTGAGTGGATCCTGTTTACACATCCCGTGTAACTTTTCTATTGGACCTAAACACTCGTTAGATAGTGGAAGAGAAACCTTTGGTGTGTGGGTTAAAAATTATCGCACCGAAGACCTCTTTCCATTTGATGTGGTCTTCAACAGCAGTAGAACAGTTAACAAATATCCAATGAACATTACTGGAAATCTGAGTCAGAAAAACTGCTCCACTCTGTTTTCTACTTTAACCACAAgtcatacagacacatactTCTTCAGAGCTGAGAACGGGCCATTCAAAGCAACAGCTATCTGTGATCCTGTTTACATATCAGTTAGAG ATTCTCCTTGGAGTCCCAGCATTCATATCTCAGCTGgtgatctgaaggagaagcagtcTGTCTCTATAACCTGCTCAGCTCTCACTCCCTGTCCACACTCCCCTCCTCAACTCACCTGGAATCTCCACCCAGACtctcacagtgaaacagaggagaacacagatggaacctttacaactaaactgcagcagaccatcactctgtcacacacacatgatggatacaacatcagctgctctgccacatatcctgtgaatggaggacgaaacaagacagcagagacacagcagactctCAGTGTTAGGA GAACCTGGGAGCCGTCACTGCTGATCAGTCCCACTGGTCAAGTGTCAGTTGGCAGCCAGGTGAATCTGACCTGCTCCTGCAGAGTAAACCCTCCTGTTAGCAGCTTTCTCTGGTTCAGGATCAGCGATGGCAGACTTGAGATAATCAAAGCGAATGCACAGGTTTACAGCTTTAAGGTGACCAGCAGGGATCGAGACGTGCTGTTCTATTGTGGATGCAGGCAGGATGCAGACTtccagctgtcagcagcacgTCAGCTGATACTTGAAG GTCATCGGGGTGGGGCTGGTGTCCAAGTTATAGTGAAGACTCTTGGAATCATAATCCTTGTCTGCACAGTCATCGTCTTTGAGTG CTGGTTTAGATCAACACGCTCCAAGCAGGCGGGGCTG GCAGCACCCTGTGACACCAGCACAGCTGTAGCATGGACGGCAACAAATGCACAAACGACTTGA
- the fen1 gene encoding flap endonuclease 1, whose translation MGIHGLAKLIADQAPGAIKEQDIKNYFGRKIAIDASMCIYQFLIAVRQDGNVLQNEDGETTSHLMGMFYRTIRMLEHGIKPVYVFDGKPPQLKSSELEKRGERRAEAEKLLAQAQEMGEQENIDKFTKRLVKVTKQHNDECKKLLTLMGVPYIEAPCEAEATCAALVKAGKVFATATEDMDGLTFGTNVLLRHLTASEAKKLPIQEFLFNRVLQDIGLTNEQFIDLCILLGCDYCGTIKGIGPKRAIDLIKQHGSIEEILENIDPNKHPAPEDWLYKEARSLFLSPEVVDCSSVDLKWNEPDEDGLIQFMCNEKQFSEDRIRNGCKKIMKSRQGSTQGRLDSFFSVTGSLSSKRKEPDVKGSAKKKQKTGGTAGKFKKGK comes from the exons ATGGGAATACACGGACTTGCCAAGCTAATTGCTGACCAGGCCCCCGGTGCCATTAAAGAGCAAGACATCAAGAACTACTTCG GTAGGAAAATTGCGATTGATGCCTCCATGTGCATCTACCAGTTCCTGATTGCTGTGCGACAGGATGGTAATGTTCTGCAGAATGAAGATGGAGAGACAACCAG ccatTTGATGGGAATGTTCTACCGCACAATCCGCATGCTGGAACATGGTATCAAACCAGTGTACGTGTTTGACGGCAAGCCCCCACAGCTGAAGTCATCAGAG CTTGAaaaaagaggggagaggagagcagaagcTGAGAAGCTGCTTGCTCAAGCCCAGGAAATGG GTGAACAAGAGAATATTGACAAATTCACCAAGCGTTTGGTTAAAGTCACTAAGCAACATAATGATGAGTGCAAGAAGCTGCTGACCCTGATGGGAGTGCCTTATATTGAG GCTCCATGTGAGGCTGAGGCTACCTGTGCTGCTCTGGTTAAAGCAGGGAAGGTCTTTGCCACAGCTACAGAGGATATGGATGGACTGACCTTTGGGACAAATGTCCTGCTCAGGCATCTGACTGCCAGTGAAGCAAA GAAGCTTCCAATTCAAGAGTTCCTCTTTAATCGCGTCCTGCAGGACATCGGCCTGACCAATGAACAG TTCATAGACTTGTGTATTCTCCTGGGCTGTGACTACTGTGGCACCATCAAGGGAATTGGCCCCAAAAGAGCCATTGACCTGATCAAACAGCACGGCTCCATCGAGGAGATCCTAGAAAACATTGACCCTAAT AAGCACCCTGCACCTGAGGACTGGCTGTATAAAGAAGCCAGGAGTTTGTTTTTGTCGCCAGAGGTAGTGGATTGTTCCTCAGTGGATCTGAAGTGGAACGAGCCTGATGAGGATGGGCTGATCCAGTTCATGTGTAATGAGAAGCAGTTCAG TGAGGACAGAATCCGAAACGGTTGTAAGAAGATAATGAAGAGCAGGCAGGGCAGCACACAGGGACGCCTGGACTCTTTCTTCTCCGTCACTGGATCTCTGTCCTCCAAACGGAAG GAACCTGACGTGAAAGGATCAgcaaagaaaaagcagaaaaccGGAGGCACGGCGGGAAAATTTAAGAAGGGCAAATAG
- the LOC114453113 gene encoding importin-4-like, whose translation MSEELEQILSQLTEPDNAVIQQATAKLKQAFKDPAIIPALCAVMSGSQNPQIRQSAAVMLRMRVKNHWNKISPNDRESLKAVVLQACMQESEHTVQHSLSQLCAVMVKHETPDSWPALLQLLNQATKSSNPRDRQVGLLLLNKVIESNPESFRHHYKQLLQLFSSVLQDHDNPTALYYCILSLTAITAFTGTEEMNQMRSIIPGLIVALKHLIQANQDQASEAMEVFNELIESEVSIIVPHVADVVGFCLEVGGDTTLSNSLRVKALFCIASLIKLKSKTVLKQKLLSPILQAIFPVLTAAPPPGEQDPEDQEEDDSGDDIDNANPKHSAAQVIDTMALHMPPEKLFQQLMPLTQACLADHDPYQKKGGLMCLAVLAEGCADHIRTKMLSSVLQAVCRSLSDSNQVVRSAGLFALRQFSEHLQPDVSKYCAELMPLLLGYLSSLKKTKVGHITKAFYALENFMENLGADIEPYLPTLMDTMLSALNTDNLRIEELAASAIGSIAYAAKELLVPYFPPVIESLKGFLTTTTEEMRSLQIQSMDTLALLAHTIGTDVFSPLAAECVQLGLNLMDTIDDPDLRRCTYCLYSAVSAVSPGCLNPHLSAITTVMLMALKSSEGITAHLEEDKTFVLLDDDDNDDNEEDKVEFLDDETDTDALDVAGFSVENSYIDEKGDACYVLGEIAFNSGVAFQPFLESCFQQVYEMRNFPHRDVRRAAFGAMGQFCRAQHKVWKENPTEANHQALLKLLDVVFPCFVETVRKEPEHQVVMRILKSMNKVIKTCKEEVFRNPSRLKDISYVLRDVLKKKTVCQDSGGDEADDEDQEAEYDAMLLKFAGEGIPLLASSVPADSFAPFLNDLLPFIMGKAKSTCTVAERSFAVGTIGEILEALINVPGGRGMAGRLSNRLLPTLVAGAKDSDAEVRNNSVFGLGCLAQAAGPIVVSDYPMMLSVFSNLLSKESDLRVIDNLCGALCRMIMGNVDAVPLEQVVPVLVTHLPLKEDMAENKTVYTCLAMLYTHSPALVVNLMKPIIAASSHIIGNKKVDKDTQETLVLLMKNLAQNHCADFQAAVTSLPAQQQASLSAVITAS comes from the exons ATGTCAGAAGAACTTGAACAAATACTGTCACAGCTGACAGAGCCTGACAACGCAGTCATTCAGCAG GCCACAGCCAAGCTGAAGCAGGCTTTTAAAGACCCAGCCATTATACCAGCCCTGTGTGCTGTCATGAGTGGATCACAAAACCCTCAG ATTCGTCAGTCGGCTGCAGTGATGCTGAGGATGAGAGTGAAGAACCATTGGAATAAGATTAGCCCAAATGACAGAGAGAG CCTCAAGGCAGTGGTGTTGCAGGCCTGCATGCAGGAATCAGA GCACACAGTCCAGCACTCGCTGTCCCAACTCTGTGCAGTTATGGTTAAACACGAGACACCAGACAGCTggcctgctctgctgcagcttctcaatCAAGCCACTAAGAGCAGCAACCCTCGTGACAGACAG GTtggcctcctcctgctgaacAAAGTGATAGAGTCCAATCCTGAGTCCTTCAGGCATCACTACAAGCAGCTGCTACAGCTGTTCAGCAGTGTGCTGCAGGATCATGACAATCCAACAGCTTTGTACTATTGTATCCTCAGCCTAACAGCCATAACTGCATTCACCGGCACTGAAGAGATG AACCAGATGCGTTCCATCATCCCAGGTCTGATTGTTGCTCTGAAACACCTCATCCAGGCCAATCAG GACCAAGCCAGTGAGGCCATGGAGGTGTTTAATGAGCTCATCGAGAGCGAGGTGTCCATCATTGTTCCTCATGTTGCTGATGTTGTTGGTTTTTGCTTGGAg GTGGGCGGTGACACCACCTTGAGTAACTCTCTAAGAGTGAAAGCACTCTTTTGCATTGCCTCTCTCATCAAGCTTAAGAGCAAG ACGGTGCTGAAGCAGAAGCTACTAAGCCCCATCCTGCAGGCCATTTTCCCTGTACTGACTGCAGCTCCCCCACCTGGTGAGCAGGACCCAGAAGATCAGGAGGAAGatgacagtggagatgacataGACAACGCAAATCCCAAACACTCTGCTGCTCAG GTTATTGATACTATGGCGCTCCACATGCCTCCAGAGAAACTATTCCAACAACTA ATGCCGCTCACTCAAGCCTGCCTTGCCGATCACGATCCATATCAGAAGAAAGGCGGTCTTATGTGTCTTGCTGTGCTGGCTGAAGGATGTGCAGACCACATACGCACCAA GATGCTGTCATCAGTGCTGCAAGCAGTATGTCGGAGTCTTTCTGACAGTAATCAGGTGGTGCGCAGTGCTGGCCTTTTTGCTCTCAGACAGTTCTCTGAACATTTGCAG CCTGATGTGAGTAAGTACTGTGCAGAATTGATGCCTTTGCTTCTGGGCTACCTTTCATCCCTGAAGAAGACCAAGGTTGGCCACATCACTAAGGCCTTTTATGCCCTTGAGAACTTCATGGAAAATCTAG GAGCTGATATTGAGCCCTACCTGCCTACTTTGATGGACACTATGTTGTCAGCTCTCAACACTGACAACCTCAGGATAGAAGAACTAGCCGCGTCTGCTATTGGTTCTATAG CTTATGCTGCCAAGGAGTTGTTAGTTCCCTACTTCCCTCCAGTTATTGAAAGCCTAAAAGGATTCTTGACAACGACTACTGAGGAGATGAGGTCTCTGCAAATTCAGTCCATGG ATACTCTCGCTTTGCTGGCCCATACCATCGGCACAGATGTCTTCAGTCCTCTTGCTGCAGAGTGTGTTCAGTTGGGCCTTAACCTCATGGATACCATCGATGATCCTGACCTGAGGCGCTGCAC GTACTGTCTATATTCCGCTGTATCCGCAGTCAGTCCTGGCTGCCTAAATCCTCACCTCTCTGCCATAACCACTGTCATGCTGATGGCCCTCAAGTCCAGTGAAGGCATTACG GCACACCTTGAAGAGGACAAGACATTTGTCCTgctggatgatgatgacaatgatgaCAATGAGGAAGATAAAGTTGAATTTCTGGATGATGAGACAGATACAGATGCCTTAGATGTTGCAGG GTTCAGTGTGGAAAACTCTTACATTGATGAGAAGGGTGATGCTTGTTACGTATTGGGAGAAATTGCCTTCAACTCTGG TGTTGCCTTCCAGCCCTTCCTGGAGTCCTGCTTCCAGCAGGTGTATGAGATGAGAAAT TTTCCTCACAGGGATGTCCGCAGGGCAGCTTTTGGAGCCATGGGTCAATTTTGTCGAGCACAGCACAAAGTGTGGAAGGAGAATCCCACTGAGGCCAACCACCAGG CCCTGTTGAAATTACTGGACGTTGTATTTCCTTGCTTTGTGGAAACGGTGCGAAAAGAGCCTGAGCACCAGGTTGTAATGCGTATTCTGAAATCCATGAACAAAGTCATCAAGACCTGCAAGGAGGAGGTTTTCAGAAACCCATCCCGCCTTAAGGACATCAGCTACGTCCTCCGGGATGTGCTCAAAAAAAAG ACCGTTTGTCAGGACAGTGGTGGTGATGAAGCTGATGATGAAGACCAAGAG GCAGAGTATGATGCCATGCTCCTGAAGTTTGCTGGGGAGGGAATCCCCTTGTTGGCCTCGTCTGTTCCTGCAGACAGCTTTGCCCCTTTCCTCAACGACCTGCTGCCTTTCATCATGGGCaaagct AAATCCACATGCACAGTGGCAGAGCGATCCTTTGCCGTGGGTACGATTGGAGAAATCCTCGAAGCCCTCATAAATGTGCCTGGGGGCCGTGGAATGGCCGGCAGACTGTCCAATCGCTTGCTTCCTACGCTGGTAGCTGGAGCAAAGGACAGCGACGCTGAAGTTCGCAACAACAGTGTGTTCGGCCTGGGATGCCTGGCTCAGGCAGCAGGTCCCATTGTTGTATC AGACTATCCCatgatgttgtctgtgttttccaACCTGCTCAGCAAGGAGTCAGACCTCAGGGTGATCGACAACCTGTGTGGTGCCCTGTGCAGGATGATCATGGGTAATGTGGATGCGGTCCCTCTGGAGCAG GTGGTGCCTGTTCTGGTGACCCATCTTCCACTCAAAGAGGACATGGCGGAGAACAAGACAGTGTACACCTGCCTGGCAATGCTctacacacacagtcctgctcTG GTTGTGAACTTAATGAAGCCCATCATCGCTGCATCTAGTCACATCATTGGAAACAAGAAAGTCGACAAAG ACACCCAGGAAACTTTGGTCTTACTGATGAAGAACTTAGCCCAAAACCACTGTGCTGACTTCCAAGCAGCTGTGACCTCACTTCCTGCACAGCAGCAGGCCAGTCTCAGTGCTGTTATCACTGCCTCATAA
- the nanog gene encoding homeobox protein NANOG, with the protein MADWKKQFGYNYYGFFYPQAAEQNHENFTGWGEAGVTDMTNYNAGVTQAYYAAATAATRARDESPTHSPEQHVVNGHGHYQASGVVYLGDAEAGRLLLAGPHRDAYNAREKEVGRAGSDTTSDSETYTSPDSWSSGSSREGSLPQADPATWAEKDLDKETCSRSPDASEEVSSSLVDESQTYAVIENEAINNTSYMPLTPLKKPSTASVNNTKGKIRGRAAFSESQMNALVHRFSVQRYLTPAEMKNLAQLTGLTYKQVKTWFQNRRMKLRRHQKDTSWVSERYSVVYTDSPVHGIYSNLPPHIPPYQGEARPQLREHYNQDGWKEAAFKKAAPQNLAFYLAAMDSSAGSAGYPSWSPSSTGLANRRPVGGWSMPPGVNHYDYNPRAFSSASGTTINNAGHNTSLESKDGDPVTSQSSLNTAVVHNAQPVVDV; encoded by the exons ATGGCAGACTGGAAGAAGCAGTTCGGCTACAACTACTACGGCTTCTTTTATCCACAGGCAGCCGAACAAAACCACGAGAACTTCACCGGTTGGGGCGAAGCCGGTGTCACGGACATGACCAACTACAATGCCGGGGTTACACAGGCCTACTAcgccgccgccaccgccgcTACAAGGGCCCGGGATGAGTCTCCGACCCACAGCCCGGAGCAGCATGTCGTGAACGGCCACGGTCACTACCAAGCTTCCGGGGTTGTCTATCTTGGTGATGCCGAAGCAGGCCGCTTGCTTCTGGCCGGGCCTCATCGGGATGCCTACAATGCCCGGGAGAAGGAGGTCGGAAGGGCCGGGAGCGATACAACAAGTGACTCCGAGACATACACCTCACCAG ACTCCTGGAGTTCTGGCAGCAGCCGAGAGGGAAGTCTCCCCCAGGCAGACCCTGCTACATGGGCTGAGAAAGATCTTGACAAGGAGACGTGCAGCAGGAGCCCCGATGCCAGCGAGGAGGTCTCTAGCTCCCTTGTGGATGAGTCGCAGACATATGCGGTTATTGAAAATGAAGCCATCAACAACACTTCCTACATGCCCTTAACTCCCCTAAAGAAGCCAAGCACTGCATCTGTAAATAACACGAAGGGGAAGATCAGGGGCCGGGCAGCCTTCTCAGAGAGTCAGATGAATGCTCTTGTCCATCGCTTCAGTGTTCAGAGGTACCTCACCCCAGCCGAGATGAAGAACCTGGCGCAACTGACGGGGCTGACTTACAAACAG GTGAAGACTTGGTTTCAGAATCGAAGGATGAAACTTAGAAGGCACCAAAAAGACACCAGCTGGGTTTCAGAGCGCTATTCTGTCGTCTATACGGACAGCCCAGTTCACGGTATATACAGCAATCTCCCCCCTCACATACCACCG taTCAGGGGGAAGCACGGCCCCAACTCAGGGAGCATTACAAccaggatggatggaaggaggCGGCTTTTAAAAAGGCTGCTCCACAGAACCTGGCCTTCTATCTGGCTGCCATGGACAGTTCAGCGGGATCTGCCGGCTATCCCTCTTGGTCCCCCAGCTCAACCGGCCTGGCCAACAGACGCCCCGTGGGTGGCTGGTCCATGCCACCTGGTGTCAACCACTATGATTACAACCCCAGGGCATTTAGCTCCGCTAGTGGTACCACTATAAACAATGCTGGGCATAACACAAGCTTGGAAAGCAAAGACGGGGACCCTGTTACCAGCCAAAGCTCTTTGAACACAGCCGTAGTGCATAATGCCCAGCCAGTAGTCGACGTGTAA
- the tm9sf1 gene encoding transmembrane 9 superfamily member 1: MHRGTGHQPGSCQRTMVPHCVLILGLLSGWAVGYKQGDNVTLYVNKVGPYHNPQETYHYYTLPVCRPDKVHHKSLSLGEVLDGDRMAESLYNIRFKENVDKKVLCHLTLSEKQVDQLREAIEELYYFEFVLDEIPIWGFVGYIEESGFLPHSHKVGLWTHLDFNIEYNGDSVIFANVSVKDVKPVPLEEGAGAAVGGVGVGGGSLTVTHTYSVRWFESTLPHSRRGERLRDYSFFPKTLEIHWLSIINSLVLVVLLLGFVIIILMRVLKNDFARYNVEEEGGCDDLDQGDNGWKIIHTDVFRFPPFKSLLCAILGVGAQFLTLATGIIVMALLGMFNVHRHGAINSAAIVLYALTSCVSGYVSCSFYTQINGQRWVWNIILTSSLFSAPLFLTWSVVNSVHWWSGSTQALPATTVLLLLGAWVLVGFPLTVIGGIVGKNRAGSFQAPCRTRNIPRQIPTQPWYKHTVVHMAIGGFLPFSAISVELYYIFATVWGREHYTLYGILLCVFAILLSVGACISVALTYFLLSGEDYRWWWRSVLSTGSTGLFIFVYSVFYYRNRSSMSGLVQSTEFFGYSLLTALVFSLMLGSVSFWASLAFIRYIYRSLKMD; encoded by the exons ATGCACCGTGGAACAGGACACCAGCCAGGTAGCTGTCAGAGAACGATGGTGCCGCACTGTGTCCTGATCCTGGGCTTGCTCTCAGGCTGGGCAGTGGGCTACAAGCAGGGTGACAATGTGACTCTTTATGTCAACAAAGTGGGGCCTTATCATAATCCCCAGGAGACATATCACTACTACACCTTGCCTGTTTGCAGGCCGGACAAG GTGCATCACAAGTCTCTGAGTCTGGGAGAGGTGTTAGATGGTGACAGAATGGCAGAGTCTCTATATAATATCCGTTTCAAGGAGAATGTGGACAAAAAGGTTCTTTGCCACCTCACTCTTTCAGAGAAACAG GTGGATCAGCTACGTGAGGCCATCGAGGAGTTGTACTACTTTGAATTTGTCCTGGATGAGATTCCAATCTGGGGGTTTGTGGGATACATAGAGGAGAGTGGCTTCCTGCCTCATAGCCACAAG gtgGGCTTGTGGACTCATCTAGACTTTAACATTGAGTACAATGGCGACTCGGTGATCTTCGCCAACGTCTCAGTGAAGGATGTCAAGCCTGTACCCCTGGAGGAAGGGGCAGGTGCAGCAGTGGGCGGAGTTGGGGTTGGTGGAGGAAGTCTGACTGTTACTCACACTTACAGTGTGCGCTGGTTTGAGTCCACTCTGCCTCACTCCCGGAGGGGTGAGCGACTCCGAGACTACTCATTCTTCCCCAAAACTCTGGAGATTCACTGGCTGTCCATCATTAACTCGCTGGtactggtggtgctgctgctgggcttCGTTATCATCATCCTCATGAGAGTCCTTAAAAATGACTTTGCCAG GTACAACGTGGAAGAAGAGGGTGGCTGCGATGATCTGGACCAAGGAGACAATGGCTGGAAAATCATACACACTGATGTCTTCAGGTTTCCACCGTTTAAAAGCCTGTTGTGTGCTATACTGGGAGTTGGGGCTCAGTTCCTTACTCTTGCCACAG GGATCATTGTCATGGCTTTGCTGGGGATGTTCAACGTGCACCGCCACGGTGCCATCAACTCCGCAGCCATCGTCCTGTACGCCCTGACCAGCTGTGTGTCGGGCTACGTTTCGTGCAGTTTCTACACACAGATCAATGGCCAGCGCTGGGTGTGGAACATCATCCTCACATCATCTCTGTTCTCAG CTCCTCTGTTCCTCACGTGGAGTGTGGTGAACTCAGTCCACTGGTGGAGCGGCTCCACTCAGGCTCTGCCGGCCACCACCGTGCTCCTCTTGCTGGGTGCCTGGGTTCTGGTTGGATTCCCCCTCACTGTCATCGGTGGTATCGTGGGAAAGAACCGAGCGGGCAGCTTCCAGGCACCATGCCGCACTCGCAACATCCCCCGGCAGATCCCCACACAGCCCTGGTACAAACACACGGTTGTACACATGGCCATCGGGGGCTTCCTCCCCTTCAG TGCCATCTCTGTAGAGCTTTACTACATCTTTGCCACTGTTTGGGGACGAGAACACTACACCCTCTATGGCATCCTGCTGTGCGTATTTGCCATCCTCCTCTCAGTGGGCGCCTGCATTTCTGTGGCACTGACCTACTTCCTGCTGTCAGGCGAGGACTACCGGTGGTGGTGGCGGAGTGTGCTGAGCACCGGGTCCACCGGCCTCTTCATCTTCGTCTACTCTGTCTTCTACTACAGGAACCGGTCCTCTATGAGTGGCCTGGTGCAAAGCACAGAGTTCTTCGGCTACTCTCTGCTGACAGCACTCGTCTTCTCTCTGATGCTGGGGAGTGTGTCATTCTGGGCCTCGCTGGCATTTATTCGCTACATCTACCGTAGCCTCAAAATGGACTAG
- the LOC114453088 gene encoding myelin-associated glycoprotein-like: MGLCASGSRFGPVNMVRVVLLMVLFVPGTLADCQSDLFITAPNTMEALSGSCLQISCNFSAKEENEFNSTRKTFGVWIKTDSRINLNKNNVIYNSSVTVNKYPMNITGNLSQKNCSTLFSNLTTSHTDTYFFRAENGPYRATAACDSVYITIKDSPWSPSIHISAGDLKEKQSVSITCSALTPCPHSPPQLTWNLHPDSDSETEENTNGTFTTKLQQTITLSHTHDGYNISCSATYPVNGGRNKTAETQQTLSVSYAPKDTSASISPSGLLSAGIWVNLTCSSRAKPPISSFTWFKNTKDGPKKVHEGHMYSLEMTNMADIELHYCVATNALGNQSSVGHSPVTEHLSPWGGAVGGIFGFIIFISVVLALWWLRSTHQAQSPVLQEAAAPAENEDIHYGDIDFSMARAGPPSDSVQDGTEQQQQQVAVYSELNMCQTGHSECVYAPVKKK, from the exons ATGGGCCTGTGTG CTTCAGGAAGCAGGTTTGGGCCTGTGAACATGGTGAGGGTCGTGTTACTGATGGTGCTCTTTGTTCCAG GTACTTTGGCCGACTGTCAGTCAGacctcttcatcactgcaccAAATACGATGGAAGCACTGAGTGGATCCTGTTTGCAAATCTCCTGTAATTTTAGCgccaaagaagaaaatgaattcAACAGCACAAGAAAAACCTTTGGAGTGTGGATTAAAACTGATTCTAGAATTAATTTGAACAAAAACAACGTGATCTACAACAGCAGTGTAACAGTTAACAAATATCCCATGAACATTACTGGAAATCTGAGTCAGAAAAACTGCTCCACTCTGTTTTCTAATTTAACCACAAgtcatacagacacatactTCTTTAGAGCTGAGAACGGGCCATACAGAGCAACAGCTGCCTGTGATTCTGTGTACATAACAATCAAAG ATTCTCCTTGGAGTCCCAGCATTCATATCTCAGCTGgtgatctgaaggagaagcagtcTGTCTCTATAACCTGCTCAGCTCTCACTCCCTGTCCACACTCCCCTCCTCAACTCACCTGGAATCTCCACCCAGACTctgacagtgaaacagaggagaacacaaATGGAACCTTTACAACTAAACTGCAGCAGAccatcactctgtcacacacacatgatggatacaacatcagctgctctgccacatatcctgtgaatggaggacgaaacaagacagcagagacacagcagactctcagtgtttcat ATGCTCCTAAAGACACCTCAGcatccatcagtccatcagGTTTGCTGTCAGCAGGTATCTGGGTGAACCTgacctgctccagcagagccaagcctcccatcagcagcttcacctggttCAAGAACACCAAAGATGGACCCAAGAAAGTCCATGAAGGACACATGTACAGCCTGGAAATGACCAACATGGCAGACATAGAGCTTCATTACTGTGTGGCTACAAATGCTCTTGGTAATCAGTCATCAGTGGGACATTCACCTGTTACAG AGCATCTTTCACCATGGGGGGGCGCTGTTGGAGGGATTTTTGGCTTCATCATATTCATCAGTGTGGTTTTAGCCCTTTG GTGGTTGAGGTCAACACATCAGGCACAG AGTCCGGTTCTTCAAGAAGCAGCCGCACCAGCAGAAAATGAAGACATCCATTATGGAGACATTGACTTCTCCATGGCCAGAGCTGGACCGCCCTCAGACTCTGTGCAGGAcggcacagagcagcagcagcagcaggtcgcTGTGTATTCAGAGCTCAACATGTGTCAGACCGGTCACTCCGAGTGTGTCTACGCTCCAGTgaagaagaaataa